CAGCTACCACCCCTGCAGAATGACATGGGAAGAATCTTAATGTCTTTCCTCCAGTCTCCCATTTCATTCCTTCTCTCGGTTCAAGTGCTGCAAATCCATCTCCTCTTCTGTCCAGCTGCAGGCCGGAGACTGGACTTGGTTAATTACAATAATAGGTACCGGGGCTGCAGGCAATGTCTTAGCATCACACTGTTCAGCAGATTAGCAAGGAGGGCACTTCCTATAGAAGGACCCCACTGCTTCGTGCACTGTATAAAAGCTGCAGGCTGGAAAAGGCAACTGACCCCATCTCAGCTTCTCCAGGAACATGGACAGAGCTGCCCGGCACTCTGGTTTGGCAGCCATTATTTTAGGTCATTGTTGATAATCATGCTGTCGCCTATGTCGCAATAGGTGGccattttcttcctcttcccaaaAGTGGAGAAACTGTTCTTGTCCTCCGGATCCAGGCAGCGGGGCCCCTCCTTGTTTGCCAGCATGGTTGGGGTCCCTGGTATATAAACGTTGTGCTGGTACGGGATGTGCGGCGGGTACAGGGGGCCGTACCTGGGGGTCCAAATGCTGTTGGAGGCCCCGGATGCTTTCTGGAATTCTGGAGAAAGCAAACGTTAGCTAGCGCCGGGAAAAGCTTCTGGGGACCAGAGCGGATCAGTCAGCCAGATACACCCTCCCTCCCAATCTAGCCGCGCCTTCATCGGCCTTTAAAATGCCTGAGGTAGGAAGAAATGAATCCGTTCAAGGGGCCTGGCGCTGGACTACCTCTCTTCATCACTAGTTCTGGTGCCTATAGCTGTTGTGACTGGTACATAGGAAGATTCCTCTCACTACCATGATGCGTTTCCAACATCCCAGTGCTCCCAccaccgctccccccccccccccccattcctggcGGTGCACTGGCCTCCGGCGAGGCTAGGGTTTGGAGCAGCCCGGGCTCCGATGCGGGATAAAGCACATACAGCGCTGGTGGGGAACGAAAGGCTCAGATAGGGCCTTAGGCTGGCAGCTTGGTTCGGTTTCCCCAGCCAGTTTGGGAGCCGCCCGGTTAGACTTTAGGCGTGTGATGTTCTGCACTACCCAACACTAACCGGAGACTGGAGTGACCAGGGTACGCAGCCTGTCATGCTCTTTCTGGACTCCTCTGCGGACTCCCCCTACGTCTTCCAGACTCTGCGAACTAAAGAGAACCATCAAGACAACAAAGACGCCATGAAGACTCCATTCATATTCGGGTCAGCAATAATCGTCCTTCCCCTTTTACCCCACACCCTCTAAGTATTAGGTTCTGGTACCTTTTCAGGGCAGATCGCTGGGTTTTTGTAGGCAGCCAGTCCGTATTGGGCTGTTTGATCTGTAAAACACAGGAAATATACAACATTAAACACATGGAATTTCCATCTTTCTGGTGCGTGGGTTTGACATACCCATCACCTCCCCCCAAAGAAGCTTTAAGTGCTTAATGCTCACAGCAAAGGGAATTGAATGAATTAGGTTAGATCCTTTTGGCTCTGTGGCTAGGTTGGGTTGGTCTGAGCTAGATGAACTCTGCCTGCTTTTCGGGCAAATTAAGAAACCACTGAAGACCCAGGTTCCATGTGGTTAGGGGGTGAATTAGCTACACTGCGAAATAGGTGGGAAATGATCGCTAGAGCAAGAGAAGTGAGATGCCTTCTAGGTATATCTCCTAGGGTTATGTGAAACTGATCACTCGACAGAATCTCCAGCTCAGATAAAAAAATCACCCCCAAGAACCCATACACCTGACGCTACGCGAGGAGTGAAAAGTGCAAGGCAGAGACAGAGGGCAAATAGAAGGGCAATGCTGCCCTATTCTCCTTGTTCCGGGGGAGGTATATTTACCTTTCCCACTGGAAGCTAAAGCTGTCACTCCGCATCCAGTTAATGGTCTGCTTTCGGATCTCATTCAGATTACAATATTTAATTACTGTCCCTGCCAAAGCGCAGGAACAAAGCTGCTGCTTGCTTGTAGGATTTCTGCGTTTAGAATAACTAACAAAGGGAGCCGTCTTATCTTTTATGTTTCACCAGTGAAGCAACAAGCCGTCTGCTTCCAGAAATCCATTGAAAACCCTCTCTGGCCCGCACTCTAACCCACTTCAGTTGCTCTCTGTAAATATGTTGCTGGTCTAAATAATCTGCCTGTTCTTCTAATCCGTCTCCTTCAAAGAATAGGAGGTGATGGAACATCAGATACGAACATGAACGGAGAAGCAAACAGGGCTTTCAAAGAGGCTCATTTGTATTCTGTTTTCTCGGTCAGACTCCAACTTGGGTTTAGCCAGAGTGATTTTTTAATCTCGGTGTCAGACTCGCTGGATTGTGAAATGGAAGCTGTATTCGATTTGGCTTGCATTAAAAATCCCCAATTATTTCACTATTGTTACACAGTTTTATTTAATATGCCTGCCTCGTTGTCATTTAGGTCAGACGTTGGAAAGCTCCAGTTCCTGTCTTGTCAATGATTTCTCAGGCCATGGCCCGCGCAAACTGGGTGCAGTTGATCCTGGTAATTGGCCAGGTGTGAGTTCAAAAGCGAGTCCGAATCAGGGAAGCCATTTCTGAGGATTTAGGGGTAAAAACTTAAATGTCTTAGAGGTGGTTGTAACTGAAAAGGCAGATTAGTGGACATCCAAATTCTAGGCTTCCCTGCCTTGGGAGGCAGCATGAGGAGTGGGAAATATATTAGGGATGAGATCCGGTGAGCTTAGGACATATCTCCCTCCGCCCTCGTTCCAGAAAACAGCCAAGAGAaagaagccagtggagttacagcGGCGGGAGtgagataggaatcaggccaatTACTGTATTCTGAAAGCAATGCGCCTCTGAAGCCAACTAGCCCGTGGTAGTAAACAAAGTAACTGTTCGGACATAACTGAGCCCTCTAGTGTTCTCCTGGCACTTGGTAACACAGGTTTGATAACAACTTGCTTTGCCTCTTTACAGAGCCACCCATCAGCTCTCAAAGCGCCCCTCAGACATCCAAGAATTAAGCCTCACTGCACCTCTGTGAGGTAatactatctccattttacagatgggaaactgaggcatggagacaCAGGAAATCTCTGACAGAGCCGAAAGCGAAGTCTTCCAGACTTGTCTCCCCCCACTAGATCACACCTCCTTTCTTCTCCTTCTTCCCCACTACCCCAGTTTTCACACCTTAATTCCCAACCCCCGTCTGTAAATCTGGATCCATTCTTTCattacagatttttttctcttgaTATTTGTaaaccttttttattattattatttagtttcGATTGAGGTGGCTTAGTCTGGTATCTCCCTACACCAGTCTGAGGCGGAGAGGTGTGGAAATCAGCTGTGTGCGGAATGTCACTAGAGGGAGTTTGTAACTGACTGGAGGAAAATCGCATTAACATATTAGACAACTGTGTCCAATGATCCAAGggaaaatgtaaaaagaaaaccTGTCTACAGAATGTCTtgtgcttattttaaaaaaggatatttTGTTAAAAGTAAAATGTTTGTAAATGGATTAGACTTctcatccccatccatccccggTAATCGCGTTATTGAAAGAGTATTTCATCTAAAAAATTAGACGTTATTCATTTAAATACCTAACAAATGTTGACATAAAAATCtctttaaatctttttttctctccGAGCTCAGAGTCTAGGCTTTTGCACCATCTAGTGATCAGTTCACCGAAATGTCAGGCATTTGTCTTCTGCAAAGTGCTCTTCCCCTTCAATGACAATATTTCAGCATTAATTTTAATAGATGCCAGGAGAAAAGTGGTGTCCTTAGGAAATGGGGGGAATGGCGAAGTATCTCAGTTACAAAGACAAGGAGATGCCTCTGAAAGAACCAAACAAGACACCAGGTCTCAACTGTGAGGACTGGAGAGGCAATACTGCAGCATGACACCCTTCGCTCCCTTCGCTTGTTTGGGAAGGATTTTAATCACCACATGAAACCTCCCCCATCCTCCAACAAAGCCACTTAGGGCGATttataaataataagaataaaacCCGAAAAGTATCGTCACTAGTAGGAAAGCACTGGGTGCGGTACTGAGGCAGCATCGGGCAACGGCTGCATCTGAATCTGCTTGAGCCGGGTGTATCTGCCTGAATTTCTTATTGAGACAAAGGAGCTGAAAATCCCCAAGGGCCACTAGAGCGTCTGAGTAATTCCTGCCGCTTGTAATATGTGCTATGGGGAAATACAGAATAGAGAGTGAAATTTCAAGAGGCTTAAAACACAGCTTGCTTTGCTGCCCCGTGTCATGTCTGGCTCTCTTGAAGGAAGGCTACGGGGTTGTGCAGCCGCAATCGGAGGCTAAGCGAGAGCCCTCAAAAGGGGACAGTTATCTCCTGAGACAGCCCTTGGCTTTCCTGGGCACGCTCCGTATTTCAGTCTTAAtaggagctgggctgctgcttcTGAGCGCTTTCTGCTACTTTCCCTAATTTAAAATGAGCCTGACGTTCCCCAAATCATTAACTGAAATGGATAAGGAGCATGCTGGAGAATTCCCTGCTGTCTGAGGGGTACTAATTCCGACACATCCACTTGATCAAAGGGTAGGgtaattatctttaaaaagttgtGCCCGAATGAAAGGATTTCTCCCAGCTCAGATTCGTTtccaagggggcgggggaggtagAGAAGAAGGGGGAAAGCCGGGCTAACCCTTGAAGGGGTATTTCATGGCACTCTCTCCCGGTGTGTCTCACTGAGCCCCACCGGCTGTACTGCAGCGCAGGGTTACCTGGCTGGCGGCACTGACGGTGTTATTGGCCAGTCGGGGCTTCCTTCCCGGCCCTGGTAAGTTCTCGGCGGCTTTCTCGTTGTTCCTCGGGGGACTCGGGCTGTAGGGCTTTAGGAACATGAAGTCGCTCTTGGCGGACTCCGGGGTCAGGCAGACTTTGTAGCAGTAGCCCGGAGGGCCGCTGCCCGCCACATCCAGGCAGTTGGTGGGCACTTTGTTGCCCGAGGAGAGCTGGGGCTTAATGTTGGAATTTTTGAAGACGTCGGCTGAGGCCCTGGCCTTCACGCAGCAGCAGGCAGGAAGGGAGCAGCCGTAGCCATGCAGGGAGTGCCGGTCCTTGTGGCACTTGATGGCCGTGAGGATGATGATGGCCACCAGAAAGGTGAAAGACACGGACCCCAAGGAGACGATGAGGTAGAGGGTGAGCGTGGAGGAGGAGAGCTCGGGGTTCAGGGAGAGCTCGTTGAAATCGGACAGGGTCTCGGGCATGCTCTCCACCACGGACAGCAGCAGGGACACCGAggcggagagcggcggctgcccGTTGTCCCGCACCTGGATGACCAAGCGGTGCCTGGTGGCATCTTTGTCCAGGAAGGCTCGGATGGTGCGGAGCTCGCCAGTGTACAGGGCCACGCTGAAGAGGCTGGGGTCAGTGGCCTGCAGGATCTGGTAGGAGAGCCGGGAATTCTGCCCGGAGTCCGCGTCTACGGCAGACACCTTCCCCACCAGGTAGCCGGGGTCGGCCGAGCGGGGCATCACATCTGTGGCAAGCGAGCCGTTGCGGGGCACGGGCGAGACGATGACCGGCGCGTTGTCATTCTGGTCCAGGACGAATACGTTGACGGTGACATTGCTGCTGAGCGGGGGGAAGCCCGCGTCCTGCGCCTGCACCTGCACCTGGAAGTTGCGGATCTGCTCGTAGTCTAGCGAGCGCAGCGCGTACATGTGCCCGCTGTCCGAGTTGATGGAGACGTAGGTGGCCACGGGCATGCCCTGGATGTGCCCCTCGACAATAGAGTAGGACAGGTAGGCGTTCTGCCGGCAGTCGGGGTCCAGGGCGCTGACCGAGCAGATGGAGGCGCCCGGGGCGTTGTTCTCCAGCACATAGACGCTGtaggagggctgcaggaagcggggCGCGTTGTCGTTGATGTCGGACACCTGGACTGTCAGGGTCTTCCTGGTGAGCAGCGCAGGCGAGCCCATGTCCCGCGCCGTGATGCTGACGTTGTACTCAGGCACTGCCTCGCGGTCCAGCGCCGCGGTGGTGATCAGCGTGTAGTAGTTGCGGAAGGCGGCCTGGAGCTGGAAGGGCACGTTGCGGGGGATCTCGCAGCTCACCTGCCCGTTGTCTCCGGAGTCCCGGTCCAGCACGCTGATCACGGCGATCACGGTGCCCGGCGGCGCATCCTCCAGCACGGGCGTGGAGACCGAGGTGAGGCTCACCTCAGGCGCGTTGTCGTTGACGTCGAGCAGGTGCACCAGCACCCGGCAGTGCACGGCCACCGCCGAGGGGCCGCGGTCCTTGGCCTGCACATAGAGCTCGTGCAAGCGCGCGCGCTCGTAGTCCAGCGGGCCGGCCAGGCGCACCTGGCCGCTGCGCGGCTCCACGCTGAAGAGCTGGCGCACCCGGGGCGGCGCGTGGCCGCTGAAGGAGTACTCGATCTCGCCGTTCGTGCCCTCGTCCAGGTCCGTGGCGTTGAGCTTGATGACCAGCGTGCCCGGGGGCGCGTCCTCGGGCAGGCTCACCCCGTACGAGGGCTGGTCGAAGGCCGGCACGTTGTCGTTGGCGTCCAGCACGGTGACGAGGATTCCGGCCGTGCCCGACCGCTCCGGGAGGCCGCCGTCCAGGGCGGTGAGCAGCATGCGGTGGCTGCGCTGCTGCTCGCGGTCCAGGGCTCGCTCCAGCACCAGCTCGGCGAACTTGCTGCCGTCGCTGCGGGTCTGCACCTCGAGCGAGAAAAAGCCGTTGGGGCTGAGTTGGTAGGTGCGCAGGGAGTTGGTGCCCACGTCCGGGTCTTGCGCGCTCTCCAGCGGGAAGCGGGCGCCGGGTAGCGCCGACTCGGTCACCTCCAGCACGTACTCCGGCCAGGGAAAGCTGGGCGCGTTGTCGTTGATGTCCAGCACCTCCACCTCCACGCGGTACAGCGCCAGCGGGCTCTCGATCACcagctgcagatgcagcaggcaggccCCGCTGGCCTCGCACACCTCCTCGCGGTCGATCTTCTCGTTGACGAAGAGGATCCCGTTCTCCAAGTTCACCTCCAGGTGCTGCTTGGTGCCGGCCCGGGACACTATGCGGAACCGCCGCGTCGACAGCTTGGACACGTCCAGACCCAGGTCCTCGGCGATGTTAGCCACGAAGGCGCCGTGCTCCAGCTCCTCGGGAACAGAATAGCGCAGCTGGCCGACCGCCGGCTCCTGGCATGAAGTCACCAGGAGCAACAGCATCTGCCAGCTCCAAGTCCAGCCGCTGCCCCAGACTCCAGTCCCCATGGCGCCGGGGCCCCTGCTCCGGCAGCGCCTCCAGGGATAAGGCTCACCTGAGACCACCCGTGCCACCCAGCGGGAGCTTGCGCTGTCTCCCCGGGCAGAAGACATCGGAGGCGAAGGGTGCGGTGGCTAGCCCGGGCCTGAGAgcgccgccgctgctgctgctttgcCGCTCCCACACTTGTGTTTGTCCAACACTTGGACTTCCAACTACTTTCGGGCTCACAGACGGAGCAGCGGAGGGAGGACCTGCCTCGCATTTCAGCACCGCATTGGTGGACAGAGGAGTCGAAAGCCGGAGCTGTAATTATGCCGGAATGGTTAACCCTTTGCTGACGAGGGCGAGGGGCGGGAGAGAGGCAGCGAGGGAGGAGAGAGCGCGATGTGTTCATGCTAATGCCCGGGAGATTGCAATAATTTCCATACAGGAAAAGGTCAGGTATCTTCCCAGCGTGGCACGGAACTGCCTGACGGAGACGGATTCCGCCCCAGCGACTTTATTGCAAAGAAAAAACCTGTTTGAACGGAAAGAACTCAACTCCCATTAAATCCGATCACACCGCCCACTAGGGCCCACCCCCGCGGGGACCCATTGACTGGCCTTCGCCTCTCCGCCCACAAAGAGGAAGTTTATGTTACTGGTTACTGGGCGACAGCATCTCTAGCCCCGAGCAGATGAATATGGGGCCAGTAATATTTTCACACAGATGTTTGCTTCATCCTTACGGTAGATTAAAGAGCCCGAAACACACCGAAAGCCAAATCCTCCGTATGAATATCCTGACATCAGCCTCCATGCATGGATTTAACCTTTAACAGATGGTTAAGCTCCCACAGAATTGATTACATTTTACTGCACACCGTTTTCCTTGTAATGCTGACTTTTTTAATTACCAGAGAAGGGGATTACATCCCAGACAGCCGGCTCAAGGCTGATTCCATCAGCACAGAGACATGGAGAAAGgccccccctcctgcttccctAACACCCTGCCCTCTTCGAGCCTGCAGAATTTCCAAAGTGTCTCTAATCCAGCAGAGTCCCCTGCTGTGAGAGCAGAGATGGCGGAAAGCGCCCGAAGGGGGCTCCGTGTGACTGGCTGTTCAACAGATTTTACATTAACCTTTCTTCAGCAGCGCACACACCTGCAGTGCAGGCTGAGACTTCAGCCAGCGCCTGCCAGTGGGAGGCTGAGACCAACTTTCTGCTTGTTAATTTTGCCCTTAAACCGCCACAGTTGCATTTTTTTGCTGAGGTGTCTCAGCCACCCTTCGCGAAGGGAGGGCAGCCGGGTTGGggatggctggggcaggggtccgCGTAACGGGAGGGCTTCTCACACCCGAGCCACATTTCTGATCCTCTTAAATGTGAGCAGCAAGCCCAGCTGTGGTGGCGATTCCCAATAGAACTCATTTTATTTGAAACACGTCCTGTTTTTCTCCCTGAGGCACCCAATTAAGATTTCTCCATTGGATTATCCGGCTCtcacttaaacattttcttcagaaGCCCCCATAAATGATACCGGCTTTTATTGGCCAGGAAACTACTCGCTTATCCTCTTCCTAGTTGAGAAGGATGGAAACTGCCAGCGACTTCTCCAGGCGTTAATTAGGGGATATTGTGTAGTCGCGAGAAGCCCCCTAGTGGCA
This Chrysemys picta bellii isolate R12L10 chromosome 8, ASM1138683v2, whole genome shotgun sequence DNA region includes the following protein-coding sequences:
- the LOC101954031 gene encoding protocadherin-10 → MSSARGDSASSRWVARVVSGEPYPWRRCRSRGPGAMGTGVWGSGWTWSWQMLLLLVTSCQEPAVGQLRYSVPEELEHGAFVANIAEDLGLDVSKLSTRRFRIVSRAGTKQHLEVNLENGILFVNEKIDREEVCEASGACLLHLQLVIESPLALYRVEVEVLDINDNAPSFPWPEYVLEVTESALPGARFPLESAQDPDVGTNSLRTYQLSPNGFFSLEVQTRSDGSKFAELVLERALDREQQRSHRMLLTALDGGLPERSGTAGILVTVLDANDNVPAFDQPSYGVSLPEDAPPGTLVIKLNATDLDEGTNGEIEYSFSGHAPPRVRQLFSVEPRSGQVRLAGPLDYERARLHELYVQAKDRGPSAVAVHCRVLVHLLDVNDNAPEVSLTSVSTPVLEDAPPGTVIAVISVLDRDSGDNGQVSCEIPRNVPFQLQAAFRNYYTLITTAALDREAVPEYNVSITARDMGSPALLTRKTLTVQVSDINDNAPRFLQPSYSVYVLENNAPGASICSVSALDPDCRQNAYLSYSIVEGHIQGMPVATYVSINSDSGHMYALRSLDYEQIRNFQVQVQAQDAGFPPLSSNVTVNVFVLDQNDNAPVIVSPVPRNGSLATDVMPRSADPGYLVGKVSAVDADSGQNSRLSYQILQATDPSLFSVALYTGELRTIRAFLDKDATRHRLVIQVRDNGQPPLSASVSLLLSVVESMPETLSDFNELSLNPELSSSTLTLYLIVSLGSVSFTFLVAIIILTAIKCHKDRHSLHGYGCSLPACCCVKARASADVFKNSNIKPQLSSGNKVPTNCLDVAGSGPPGYCYKVCLTPESAKSDFMFLKPYSPSPPRNNEKAAENLPGPGRKPRLANNTVSAASQIKQPNTDWLPTKTQRSALKSSQSLEDVGGVRRGVQKEHDRLRTLVTPVSEFQKASGASNSIWTPRYGPLYPPHIPYQHNVYIPGTPTMLANKEGPRCLDPEDKNSFSTFGKRKKMATYCDIGDSMIINNDLK